In one window of Lepus europaeus isolate LE1 chromosome 14, mLepTim1.pri, whole genome shotgun sequence DNA:
- the G0S2 gene encoding G0/G1 switch protein 2 — protein sequence MEAVQELLPLAREMLAARPRSKLVKLYVLGGVLALVGAVIGLVETVCSPFAAASRLRDQEAAAAELRAARERRALPEKGKQPAAVLCGRALSNRLHAS from the coding sequence ATGGAAGCCGTCCAGGAGCTGCTGCCTCTGGCCCGGGAGATGCTTGCGGCGCGGCCCAGGAGCAAGCTGGTGAAGCTCTACGTGCTGGGCGGCGTGCTGGCGCTCGTGGGCGCCGTCATCGGCCTGGTGGAGACCGTGTGCAGCCCCTTCGCCGCCGCCAGCCGCCTGCGGGACCAGGAGGCGGCGGCCGCCGAGCTGCGGGCCGCTCGCGAGCGACGGGCGCTGCCAGAGAAGGGCAAGCAGCCGGCGGCCGTGCTCTGCGGCCGGGCCCTCTCCAACCGGCTGCACGCCTCGTAG